CAGCGCGGCGGGCAGCAGGCTGCGCTGGAGGACGGCCAGCGCCTCCTGCAACCGCGTGCGATCGGCTTCGGCCTCGGCTCGGGCCCGCTCCGCCTGCGACCGGGCCTCCTCCGCCACCACCCGGGCCCGTTCCGCCTGAGCCCGCGCCTGCTCGGCCTCGGCCCGCGCCCGTTCGGCGTCGGCCTGAGCCTGCTCCGCCTCCTGCCGGCGGCGCAGCAGCTCCTGCTCGTAGGCGCGGCGGTCGCGGGCGTCGAACACGGTGGTGCGGATGAGCAGCGGCTCGCCGGTCGCGCCGTGCTTGACCGTGGAGGAGACCAGCACCGGCAGCCGGCCGCCGTCCGCGGTCTTGAGCTCCAGCGCGATGCCACCCAGCCGGCCCTGCATGCGCAGCAGCGGCGCGAAGTGCGTCTCGTGGTAGAGCTTGCCGCCCACGGTCAGCAGGTCGGCGAACCGCATCCGGTCCACCACCTCCTCGCGGGTGCGGCCGAGCCAGTCCAGCAGGGTGGTGTTGACCTTGGCGATGGTGCCGTCCATCAGCGTGGACAGGTACCCGCACGGCGCCGTCTCGTACAGCTCCTCCGCGCTGTCCTCCAGCAGCGCGGCGAACACCGCCCGGTCGCCGGCGCCCGCCGGCTCGTGGCCCTGCCCGGCCGCGCACATCACGGCAGGGCCGCCAGGAACTCCAGGATCGCGGCGCTGGTGGCCTCCGGCGCGGACAGCTGCGGGCAGTGCCCGGTGGCCTCCAGCGTGACCAGGGTCGACCCCGGGATCGCCGCATGCACGAACGCGCCGACCTCGGGGGGCGCGATGGCGTCGTGCCGGCACTCCAGCACCAGCGTCGGCACCTCGACCCCCGCCAGGTCGGCCCGCGAGTCGGACAGGAAGGTCGTGCGGGCGAACACGCGGGCGATGTCGGGGTCGGTGGCGCAGAAGCTGTTGGTCAGCTCCTCCCCCAGCTCGGGCCGGTCGGGGTTGCCCATGATCACCGGGGCCATCGCCGCCGACCAGCCCAGGTAGTTCGACTCCAGCGACGCCAGCAGCTCGTCGATGTCCTCCGCGCTGAACCCGCCCCGGTACCCGTCGTCGTCGAGGTAGCGCGGCGAGGGGCAGACCATCACCAGCGCGCCGATCCGCTCGGGGGCCTGCCGGGCGGCCAGCACGCCCACCATCGCGCTCACCGAGTGCCCGACGAACACGGCTTCCCGCAGGTCAAGCGCCTCGCACACGTCCACGGCGTCCTGCGCGTAGCCCTCCAGGCCGCAGTAGCGCTCCTCCCGGAACGCCGACAGGTCCGACCGCCCGGCGCCGACGTAGTCGAAGAGCACGACCCGGTGCGACTCGGCCAACGCGGGCACGACCAGCCGCCACATGTTCTGGTCGCAGCCGAAGCCGTGGGCCAACACCACCGCCGGCCCGTGCGGGGCACCGGTGACGGTGACGTTGTTCCTGCGCAGGACGTCCACCACCGCCATCCTGCCGGCCCGGCTCACGCCCGGCCCGCTGCCAGCTCGACCAGGCCGGGACGGTCGAGCAGCTCCAGGCTCTGGTCCGTGCGGTTGACCAGCCCTCGACGCTCCAGGACGCCCAGGGTCTTGCGCAGCTTGTCGGTGACCAGCGAGCCCTTGCCCTTGGCGGCGAACTCGGCCTTCTCCTGGGAGGTCAGCGTCGGCGCGACCGTCCGCTTCCACACGTCCAGCAGGTCCGCGCGGGCGACCGACGAGCCGTCGCCGGCCAGGTCCAGCAGCATCCCGGCCAGCACCCGCCCGTGGTCGTCCTGAGCCGCCGTGTGGTCCTTGACCAGCGCTTCCAGCGACGTGCGGCCGGAGGCGACCGGCACGTCCAGCGCCGACAGCCGCTCCCACAGCGCCCGGTCCGCCCCGCGCGGCTCACCGCCACCGGCGACCACGGCCGTCCGGTGGGCGTCGATCGCCGTGCCCAGGGCGACGACCAGGCTCATCAGCTCGTCGCGCACGTCCTCGCCGCGCAACCGCCGCACCCGGGCCGCGACCAGCCGGTGCTGCTCGCGCACCAGCGCCTCGAAGTGCGCGGTCTTGCGGGCCCGGTCCCCCTCGTCGGCGACCTCGCGGTCGTACTCGGCCCGGCTGGTCTCGCCCGCCGACAGCCGGGCCCGCGCGGCGTCGCGCTCGGCCCGGCGGTGGGCGCGGTCGGCCGCGATGCGGTCCAGCATGCCCAGCAGCACCCGCTCGGTCTGCTCGACGTAGGCGTCCGAGACCAGCTCTTCCCACACCTCCGGGTCCCGGTTGCGCAGCGCGAGGTTGACGAACCGGTCCGCGGCGTGGTCGTCGTCGGGTGCGTAGGGCAGTCCCATGGCGGTCCTTCGGTCAGGGGGCCGGCAGCGGTCCACCCCGAGCCGATCACCCCCCATCCTCCCAGCTCGGGAAATCCCCGCGACCCGGGGCACCGGCTTGCGGCATGCTCTCCGCTCGTGCGTGCGACCGTCTCCGTCACCCCCGTGCAGCTGCCCGAAGTGCTGCTGCACCTGGCCGTCGTGCGCCCGGTCTTCCTGTGGGGCTCGCCGGGCATCGGCAAGTCCTCGCTGGTCCGCGCGTTCGCCGAGTCGCTGGGACTGGAGTGCGTGACCCTGCTCGGCACCCAGCTCGCGCCCGAGGACCTGATCGGGGTGCCCGAGCTGGTCGGCGGCCGGTCGCGGTTCGCCCCGCCGGAGACCATCGCCCGCGACGAGCCGTACTGCCTGTTCCTCGAC
This DNA window, taken from Saccharothrix variisporea, encodes the following:
- a CDS encoding alpha/beta fold hydrolase, which translates into the protein MDVLRRNNVTVTGAPHGPAVVLAHGFGCDQNMWRLVVPALAESHRVVLFDYVGAGRSDLSAFREERYCGLEGYAQDAVDVCEALDLREAVFVGHSVSAMVGVLAARQAPERIGALVMVCPSPRYLDDDGYRGGFSAEDIDELLASLESNYLGWSAAMAPVIMGNPDRPELGEELTNSFCATDPDIARVFARTTFLSDSRADLAGVEVPTLVLECRHDAIAPPEVGAFVHAAIPGSTLVTLEATGHCPQLSAPEATSAAILEFLAALP